The genomic DNA CACCCCTTCTCGGCAAGGGTCTTGGTGATCGCCGCGGTAAGAGTGGTCTTGCCGTGGTCCACGTGACCGATGGTTCCGATATTCATGTGGGGTTTGTTTCTTTCAAATTTCGCTTTGGCCATACGTTTATTCCTCCCTATAAAGATCTCGTAGGCTTGTAGCCCTTCGAATTAAAATTGCACAACTTATCTATAACATAAGGCCCGAGGTCGAGATTACTCTCTGCCCCAAGACCTTGAACCTATAGTTAGCTTCCGGCCGCAATCGACCATTCACCCTGGGCCTTGCTAACAATCTCTTCAGCAAGGCTTTGCGGAAGCTCTTGGTAATGCTTAAACTGCATCGTGTACACCGCTCTACCCTGTGTCTTTGAGCGCAAATCGGTCGCGTACCCGAACATCTCGGCAAGCGGCACTTCAGCGCGAACTACCTGGGCACCGGCGCGCGGTTCCATGCCGATGATGTGACCGCGGCGTGAGCTTAAATCACCGATAACGTCGCCCATATACTCCTCGGGCACCGTGACCTCAACGGCCATGACCGGCTCAAGCAGTACCGGTTGCGCCTTCTTTACAGCCT from Candidatus Aquicultor sp. includes the following:
- a CDS encoding GTP-binding protein, translated to MAKAKFERNKPHMNIGTIGHVDHGKTTLTAAITKTLAEKG